CCAACAGCACTCTGAAACCGTTATTATATTGCACACGCAGAACATCTAGGGCCTTCCGCGTATAGTTGACCCACAGGGCGCCAGTGTAGAAATTCTGgcaataagttttaaaaagggTAATCTTAGCCTCTACGCTACAGCGAGCGAACCTATGGGCCAACATATTGCATCTAGCTGCCAGAGTCCTGCGCTCGCGATCCATGTCTACCTGATCTTTAAGGTCATCTGTAAGATAATGGCCAAGATATTTAAATTGGGTAACCCTTTTCAGAGGCACACCATTCAATGAAATGGTTGGTTTGTGGCAAATTGGTTTACCAGGGGCCCCAAAGATCAAGTATTCACTCTTCCTTACATTGTACACAAGTCCATGCTTCACTGCGTATCACATGTTCTCAACATTTCCCTAATCGACCCTGCCGTTGGACCCAGCAGCACCATAATAATTAACACTTGAGAGAAAAGCTTTTCTATTTCCTgttcttatttatttcagattGTTATGATTGAAGTTATTGCATGTGTTTCGTAATAATAGCACTTAAATGTTAATTCCTATTTCAGAATGAGCAACAGTCGACTGAGGACACAGCATTCAAGAAGCAAGACAAGAAAGAGGCTAAGGAGAGCTCCAGCACCACCTCGGCCGGCAGCTCCAAGGATGATAAGAGCTCTAAAGGTAAACTTACACCTCTTATCTATCTATGcaagttttgattaaaaaataccagaaaattttcaaaatcattttactgaagtaaataaaagtaaatggtTATAGATTCAAATAAATACGGTCGCTTTGACGATCTATAGAATACTCTAACATAATCTTCGCCAAAAATTTTGTCGTCACAGTAAAAGGTATTAGCGGGTGGTGGTAAATgtacatacttatttaaatattaatctaAAAGCTCCTATACAATTTGGTTTCGCCAGGCAAATCATCAAAAGACAGCAAAAGCAAGGAGAAGGAAAAGGAGAAGGAGGCGAACAAGGAGTTGTCGTCAGTGCAGGCCGTCGCCACGCTTGGCGTCGCCGTCATCGCGCTCGCTGAGGAGACCGGCGCTGAGATGTGCACCAGGATATTCGGACAGCTGGTGGGTGCTTACATAACGTAcatgttatttataataaggTTTGATGGATTATTTGAGCCTCATTTTGTGACTTCGTCCTCTTTAATTTGAATTAAGAGCAGAGataatttgaagaaaaaaagaaatatttttctcaaaataCGTATGGTTCTATCTATAGTGTATTTCTGTAGTTTTCACcgaaaaccttaaaaaataGTTGTGTGGCTATCCAAATAGACACAGTTACTTCGAGAGATCCTTGTGAAATGGATGCTTTTTGACGACAGTTCAAAACATGCAAAATGAAAAGCGTTCCAATTTGtacagaaaattaaaattattgatcaTTAATTTCCCAAACAGTACAATTATCTTATAAAAAATGTGGCCTAAATAACAATTTTCCTCTCCTAGGGTCGTTACGGCGAGCCGGCAGTTCGCCGCGCGGTGCCGCTGGCCATCGCGCTGTGTTCCATCTCGAACCCGCAGCTGGCCGTCATCGACGTTCTCAACAAGTATTCTCACGACTCCGACAATGATGTCGCTTACAATGCCATCTTCGCTATGGGACTCGTCGGCGCTGGTACTAATAATGCAAGGTACAGtttttcataaattttattaattatatgattcggtttttgataattttacaataaaacatttttgtagaTGTGTGAACTGTTTCTCAATtccaacaaattaaatattgtaaagcCCATTTTCATCTTTGGTTTAGTGGTCAAACTTCAATTACAACATGATTTTAACTGAAAATGGAGCCGTCGCAgctttaaaagtttaataaccACGgtcatcttttatttttattttttttgtcagcggaattaacaatttttttttttatcagataataTGTTCAAATTAATAACGTCCATGTATAAACGCAGGCTGGCGACCATGCTGCGAGCATTAGCGCTGTACCACGGCAAGTCGCCGGTGCACCTGTTCATGGTGCGGCTGGCGCAGGGGCTGTGCCACGCCGGCAAGGGCACCGTCACGCTGTGCCCCACGCACGCCGACCGCCGCCTCATCAACCAGCCCGCGCTCGCCGGCCTGCTCGTAGTGCTTACCGCCTTCTTGGACTGTAAGAACAGTAAGTAACCTCTTTCTTtaccttgttttatttttttttctattgcaAGTCTTTGAGGCACACAATTACATAACTAGAATGAAAAAACTAAATTTGTGATATCAATTTTGTAATAAgtatttctttgtaaatatctaattgaataatggatttacataattatcaaTAACATAGAACCTTACATAAACGAGGGAATTTGAATTCGATAAACTAAAACGTAGAAgtttcggttaattttctagtttctggattttcttaatattttaaatgcataGATTACTGTTGCCCACACCATAAAAAACTGTGTTTTCCATAAGATTTaactttatatactttttacagTTATTCTGGGCAAGTCTCACTACTTGCTATACGTGTTGGCGACGGCGATGCAACCCCGTTGGTTGGTGACGCTCGACGAGAACCTTCAGCCCTTGAACGTGAGCGTACGCGTCGGCCAGGTATGTATCGTCACATGCTTGAACTTCAGCCCTTGAACGTGAGCGTACGCGTTGGCCAGGTATGTATCGTCACATGCTTGAACTTCAGCCCTTGAACGTGAGCGTACGCGTTGGCCAGGTATGTATCGTCACATGCTTGAACTTCAGCCCTTGAACGTGAGCGTACGCGTTGGCCAGGTATGTATCGTCACATGCTTGAAATTTTGCCCAGCaaccatcattaaaaaaatcattactttatgatttataactacaaaaCCATGCCATGTCATGCCTTACTCCCGTCCTTACAATATATAACTATACCGTACATATTtgatgtatattttaatttaatcattgCCGATGATATGACAAATATTTACTCACGTATTATTTCCAGGCTGTCGACGTTATCGGTAAGGCTGGTACTCCGAAGACGATCGCCGGGTCTCACACACACACGACGCCCGTGCTGCTGTCGTTTGGCGAGCGCGCTGAACTCGCCACCGACGAATACATCCCCCTGTCGCCCGTCATGGAGGGCTTCGTCATACTCAAGAAGAACGAGGACAGCGTTATGGCACCGGTCCAATAAACCTAGCATTAATCTTTagaattaattaacatttatcTGTATTCTTTTCcagttctaataaaattttgagaACTATACCTTCTCTATCATTTCTACTATTTACAACCTACTTTACAACTACAAGCAAGCTATCTTTATCAAGCGTTTATTGATGCGGCAGTCACGATTATCCAACCATAAATGCATTAACATATCTGCAGTCTTTTGCAACATTGCTTTCGCAAGTCAGAATTCGTTTTAAAatctacctacctatgttaGTTATAAACTAAAACTAATGAAAAACGAAGAGGgtatttttgtaagtaataGAAAAAAACGTGGCCCTCCATTTTGATCAGTATAAATTGCAATTTTACATCGTCTTTACGCAGATTCGGTATAAAATCCCCAAAATGACAGATTTTTCACTGTGGTTTCTTGTAATATCGATTGTTTTAATATCCTTCACTCTGCTGATGTTTGGGTAAGTACtggataataattatgattaaaaCCATGTTATACTTAACAATTTGCGCTTATCCTAACAAAGACCTTCCAATCAGCGAAACATTTTTTAACTGCTTGTTGCTGCGTGGATCAGCGCCACCGGCATACAAGGGGTTTATCAATACCTTCTATAATTCTCCTACATTATGTAAAAATTTTGTTCAGACCTTCCTTTTCGataagtgaaaaataatcaactCACTGATTGTTTCAGAATGAGTGTAATACCATGGTGTATACGTGACACAGTTGACCCCATTTGCTACTCTACATCGTGGTCTCGCATGGCCATACCTGCACAGGACAACTTCACTGTATCGATTCCACCGCTACCACCTTACTTTTTTGAAAGTGAACTTAACTACAAAAGCTTCTCTGAATCAGtatgattttaaattattgttaatgtgTAAGattgttttagatatttgagtaaataatttatgtactttaatttgttataaTGAATCGAAAAGTTAGAAGTtgtgtattttgttaaatatttaaataaaagactGGGGACTTAGtgtaattcatttaattttacttattttctagtttcttatatagttgatattttttgttatgaagaCTTTTCTTCAGGTGCTGAAGTAAGTTCTTGGTCCTTCTTAGATTCCTCTGTTTCATCGTCTTCACTACTGCTGTCAGACTGTGATGATGGATTCTGCTTATTgtctgtttttgtttgtttccctTTCAATTTggcatttttctttttcttcagtCTCTTAGCTCTTTTCTTAGCTGTCTTCTCTTCTGCTGCTCTTCGATTCTGTTCTATTCTATTGTGATATTCTTCATCAAGTTTTTCCTGAAAGAAGtgggtaaaatataaaaaccagaagtaccctattatttataatagtttaCTCACTCAAACACCACATTCTCATCTGTTATACCTTTTCGCTTTTCTCCTGTATGAACTTTTGCCTTGCATATTCTTTTCGTCTTAAATGTCGGTACACGTGAAACTCGCCCGAACCAGCGCCAGCACTCGAACCCATCACGTTGCGAACAAAATCGGGAGGTGGAGCCAATGATTTTGATCGCGGCGGCTCTGGTATCACCACTGGTTTGTCCTGTTGATATTAAATAATGCACAATAAATGCAGAACATTGGagttatttcataatatttggtACAATGATATGTTTTCCTTACTGGATTTTTCATCAGCTTTTCTAATTTTAGTCTTTGTAAATCAGTTGCATTCTTTATAACGATTGGTTTTTTATCGGATTTAGATTCCGTGTCACTCATTATTGGAGCagaataagtatttattactgAATAGGAACACGAAGAATGCAGTAACCAAAATAAACAGATTCAGCAAATTTCTAAGGAATCTTGACTTGCTGTAGTTGctgtcaaatataacaataatagtCAGTGTCATTATCTATGCATTTTCTTGACAGAAAGAGAGTAGCTTCAACCGTTACTTTCCAAAACACGTCATGGTGGTAAGGTACGGTTGTGCATATCAAGATTTTCCAACTGTCCTTATGGACGAATGATATCGGTCAAAGTGAAATCTTTCCAACATTCATTGGCAATTCAAAGATTTTTATCTAACCAATGTCTccgatataaaattattaagaaaTGTTTTCACCAAGCTTGCGGTGTACACATGAACAAGGATCTAATATTAAATTGCTCTCCGCGCTAGCTATTCccgtatataaataattatctggTGGATACTTAAAAATTAACCAAGTTAAAATGAAGTACAGTTACGGTTTCTAAGATCAGTTTTTGCAGCTCTAGTTTCACCTTGTGAAGGACAAAGCTAGTCAACTATTGGCACTTTCCGGCGAATCCGGCGAATTCGTGCAATTAGATTGATTCCGTTTGATTGCTGAATTTACAGAAATACAGTCATGTAAGTAATACATTTCCTACTTAGTGTTAATAAATGATTTAGCTAATTTACTTGCTAgaattttctgtaaaatatatttataaatgccGGTTTTACATAACTTTTGCTTCAGGTTTTGCATACGTCAATTGTTAAAGTTAACTAAATTTTAAATTGTCAGGTGTAATaataatcttaaatattttgtgttatgatAATTAACTTGATTTTAAAACGTAGTCTTACCGACTACTATCGTCCTCAACCTATAGTTGACCTTGCCGCGTTTAGATGACTAAATTGAGGTAGGTAATGATAACATTGATAATCCGCtaagaaaacaattttaaaacatcggagaacaatatttacacaaattaaTTAGAAACTTTATGCCCCTTTTATCTAGAATGCCGATCAAGTCCATCAAAGCCCGTCAAATCTTCGACTCCCGTGGCAACCCCACTGTGGAGGTTGACTTGGTATGTAATTACTAtcgatttttctttttatttaattcttcaaaccaattaattttaaagagcCAAGAGGtagcgatgaggaggagtttttttatgcaattttttaaacatttatattaagtgtatatattaggtaataagttagttgtaagttgtatatatattcattattaagatattgtaaaaagttcttgtaaataaattttTCCATTAATTTTAATGGGACAATTCAATAATTTGAATTCCAGTTGGAATCTCATTAGACAGTGCGCTGATTTTTCTTGGTTACATTGATTAAGCTAGCTATCCTCCATCCACTCCATTTgctagtttgtttttattaccatAATAATGTATGAACCTAATAATTTCAACATAGGTCACCGAGTTGGGCCTGTTCCGTGCAGCAGTCCCATCTGGTGCTTCCACTGGTGTCCATGAAGCTCTGGAACTCCGAGACAACATCAAGGGCCAGTACCATGGCAAGGGAGTCCTCACTGCCATCAAGAACATCAATGAGACCATCGCTCCTGAGCTGCTGAAACAGAACCTTGAGGTCACACAGCAGAAGGAGGTATGtaccaatattttatataaccTTCACTTTGACCTTAACGGAACTATTAACAGGTCAATTATGATTTATTAAGGATTATCTTACACGTCACAAGAGTTTTGATGTTTAGccagcttaaaaaatggagaaggattttttttgacatttcCCTACTCGTCTCACAGGATCTACTTTTGCAtggataataaataacatatgtGTAGCATATAATTCTGATACAGCATATAAAGCTATaatactgccaagttttatcaaatataTTCTGTAGTTTTTTCAGGAGAGAGTAACAAGCATACTTTCATGTGCATAATAAATGTTACTGGATTGTCATCCAAGCATTAATACATATGCTTATAAGTTTCCCTAttacacatacatattatagtATGAGTCACTTTTTACTTCTCACAAAGTTTTCCTTCCTATAAATAAATGGCTATACTAAAACACAGCctattgtaaattatgaaaagaactaagataaagtaaataaaaagtaaaaaaattaggtacGGCTGCAATATTAACCTGACTAGAATATTATCACGTTATGAATAACTTGTGCACAAAAAATAGATGTGATGCAACATATGTTAAGCTGTTTAACAACCAGCATATTATTACTCATACCAATGATAACCCAAAGaaggtaaatgtaaatatacctTATCAGAGTTTACAGCATTAGTTATAAAGTCACCTGTCTGATCCTCTACCGATTTTATTGTAAGTCTTAAGAATAGTAATACATTTTAAACTATTGGTTAACAGATTGACCAGTTCATGCTGGGTTTGGATGGCACTGAAAACAAGTCAAAGTTGGGTGCCAACGCCATCCTTGGCGTGTCTCTGGCCGTTGCTAAGGCCGGAGCTGCTAAGAAGGGTGTGCCTCTATACAAGCACTTGGCTGATTTGGCTGGCAATGCCGATATTGTCCTACCTGTACCTGCCTTCAATGTCATCAACGGTGGCTCTCATGCTGGTAACAAGCTGGCGATGCAGGAATTCATGATCCTGCCTACTggtgattatttttcacttatAGTACTCTGCTTTATGAATAAAACCATATCAGGCTTCTGATTTCCTAATAAAGATttgttttcaattcaaaagCTAACTAAAATGGTCTTACCTAGGTGCTGCTTCCTTCAGTGAGGCTATGCGTATGGGCTCTGAGGTCTACCACCACTTGAAGAAGATCATTAAGGAGAAGTTCGGCCTTGACTCCACTGCTGTCGGTGATGAGGGTGGCTTTGCTCCCAACATCCAGAACAACAAGGATGCTCTCTTCCTGATTCAGGATGCTATCCAGCAGGCTGGTTACACTGGCAAGGTAAGAAGGTTATCTACACTGTTACATCATTCTCTAACTCATGGTAAATTATATTAGCAATACATTTGTATAAATCTACTTTTCAATTAGATACAATTGTCGCTAGAATTGCATAACAAATTACTTTGTTTATTCTTTAGATTGAAATTGGAATGGATGTTGCTGCATCTGAATTCTTCAAGAATGGCACCTATGACCTTGACTTCAAGAACCCTAAGTCCAACCCTGCTGACTACCTGTCTTCTGAGAAGTTGGCTGAGGTGTACCTGGACTTCATCAAAGATTTCCCCATGGTTTCCATTGAAGACCCCTTCGACCAGGACGACTGGGCAGCGTGGGCTAGCCTCACCTCCCGCACACCCATCCAGATTGTAGGAGATGATCTTACAGTGAGTAAATCTACTTATATTAGGACCCAACAATATCCTATCtacaaaaagtgaaatatttaCTTCAATGCTCTGTGTACAGGTCACAAACCCCAAGCGTATTGCCACAGCTGTTGAGAAGAAAGCTTGCAACTGTTTGCTGTTGAAAGTCAACCAGATTGGCAGCGTAACTGAATCCATTGATGCTCACCTGCTGGCCAAGAAGAACGGATGGGGCACCATGGTTTCTCACAGGTCTGTATATTATATGAATagtagaagaaaaataatgatttggCTATGTTTTTGATGGAATAGAGTTTGAAATTTCTTGTTGTTATCAGGTCTGGAGAGACTGAAGACACCTTCATTGCTGACCTCGTAGTGGGTCTGTCCACCGGTCAGATCAAGACTGGCGCGCCGTGCCGCTCGGAGCGTCTCGCCAAGTACAACCAGATCCTCCGCATTGAAGAGGAACTCGGATCTGCTGCTAAATACGCCGGCAAGAACTTCCGCAGGCCTGTTTAATTGCACAAAGACGTAAAAAGGGCATGTTCCAGTACTATAGGAAAATGTGACTGAAATGAGTATGCTCTTAAAATGTTATACAGCATTTTACCCTCTGTAGAATACATAGATACATGATGTAACAAATTAAGATATTATTTCAGCACATATTGTCAAAagtttatacttttatttataagagaTTACTGGCTGTAGTGATTGTATTAGTGTCGAATGTAtgatgctatttatttaaattttaagattattttttaattaaaaatgatttgATATCAAGGCGTATGTTCAATAAATAATGATGTTATTGTAATCGTGTTTTTATTAGAGTTGTCTCAAACTTCCACCAACAGTTATCATTAGAGTGAATCTATTTTTGTAGATTCTTAACTATGAACTATTCTTAGTTCGGGCATATGTCCCTGTTTCATACATGTATCGCAAGGCGCCCAACTTCGGTTGGGATAAATATATTTGCGTGATATACTGATATCCAAAAAGGATTTCTCTGCAACTCGCTCGTTATTTTgagccgcccgccgcgccgttAACTTTGGTGAGAGCTGTGGAAGGTATTAGATAAGCTTTTGACATGGGTGGTTCTGGTTTATTCTGATAATTTTCTGAATAAGGGATCCTTTCCTCTTGCAACATCATTATATCAGCCAAATGCcctccactgctgaacgtaggcctcccCCAAGAAAcacctaaataaattatttttcattatcactttgttaaaataatttcaatttagtttGTTAAATTCTACGCAACCCTTTATACGTGGACTGTGCAGTCTGAGGTCcgattgtttttttaaacaaattaggtaggtaccttcatatttttttagaaaggaAAAGCGTTCAAACAAGATCTTgggtaggtaaataaattgtcTACGATCAAATAACCTGCAAACACGCGACTCATGCGTGATTGCGACGCCCGCGCCGCCTGCGTGGCCGGTTTACCAAGAAAAGAGAAACTTCATAGTGATAGATAGAACAGTAGGTACAATAAATGATTGAAGCGTGCATTAATCGTGTTTTTACGATAATAAGTAGTAAACATTTGCTCAGTACAAACAACTCGGCTCGTTGTAATAATCGCTTTGCTTAATTAAGCTCAGTGTTTAGTCTCGTTATTGCATTGGGTTCGATTGCTACCTACTTTCAACAATGGCTCAAAACAAACAAGAACTTAATGTTGTGACATATATGTGTCCAAGTCATCCCGTACAACTGTACGAATTGATACTAGAGTTACTTGAGGATGCCTTGGGTTGTTACACCACCTTGCAATATGAAAGTAGAAGCCCGGGACCGTTACCGGATCGTCCGGATCCTTTTTCAACTGGCAAAGCTGACTTGGGTAAGATTTTATTGCACTAATTAATTCTTTCAAATTAAATCCAACGCTTTACTGCGATGTG
The DNA window shown above is from Helicoverpa zea isolate HzStark_Cry1AcR chromosome 16, ilHelZeax1.1, whole genome shotgun sequence and carries:
- the LOC124637318 gene encoding PRKR-interacting protein 1 homolog, producing the protein MSDTESKSDKKPIVIKNATDLQRLKLEKLMKNPDKPVVIPEPPRSKSLAPPPDFVRNVMGSSAGAGSGEFHVYRHLRRKEYARQKFIQEKSEKEKLDEEYHNRIEQNRRAAEEKTAKKRAKRLKKKKNAKLKGKQTKTDNKQNPSSQSDSSSEDDETEESKKDQELTSAPEEKSS
- the LOC124637316 gene encoding enolase isoform X1 encodes the protein MPLLSRMPIKSIKARQIFDSRGNPTVEVDLVTELGLFRAAVPSGASTGVHEALELRDNIKGQYHGKGVLTAIKNINETIAPELLKQNLEVTQQKEIDQFMLGLDGTENKSKLGANAILGVSLAVAKAGAAKKGVPLYKHLADLAGNADIVLPVPAFNVINGGSHAGNKLAMQEFMILPTGAASFSEAMRMGSEVYHHLKKIIKEKFGLDSTAVGDEGGFAPNIQNNKDALFLIQDAIQQAGYTGKIEIGMDVAASEFFKNGTYDLDFKNPKSNPADYLSSEKLAEVYLDFIKDFPMVSIEDPFDQDDWAAWASLTSRTPIQIVGDDLTVTNPKRIATAVEKKACNCLLLKVNQIGSVTESIDAHLLAKKNGWGTMVSHRSGETEDTFIADLVVGLSTGQIKTGAPCRSERLAKYNQILRIEEELGSAAKYAGKNFRRPV
- the LOC124637316 gene encoding enolase isoform X2; this encodes MPIKSIKARQIFDSRGNPTVEVDLVTELGLFRAAVPSGASTGVHEALELRDNIKGQYHGKGVLTAIKNINETIAPELLKQNLEVTQQKEIDQFMLGLDGTENKSKLGANAILGVSLAVAKAGAAKKGVPLYKHLADLAGNADIVLPVPAFNVINGGSHAGNKLAMQEFMILPTGAASFSEAMRMGSEVYHHLKKIIKEKFGLDSTAVGDEGGFAPNIQNNKDALFLIQDAIQQAGYTGKIEIGMDVAASEFFKNGTYDLDFKNPKSNPADYLSSEKLAEVYLDFIKDFPMVSIEDPFDQDDWAAWASLTSRTPIQIVGDDLTVTNPKRIATAVEKKACNCLLLKVNQIGSVTESIDAHLLAKKNGWGTMVSHRSGETEDTFIADLVVGLSTGQIKTGAPCRSERLAKYNQILRIEEELGSAAKYAGKNFRRPV